The genomic segment TTGTCGTTCATCAGAGTCGGTTTCTTGGCAACCAGGTTCTCAGGTTTGATAATATCTTCTTTTGTCATAATTACTTCTCCTTATCTGTTGGTGAACCGTATGAAAAACTCCATGAGCTTTACGAATATAGCCGCTCCGCAAACATATATAAACAGTTTGAAGTCGTCCCTTGCCGCGAAGTACACGATGATAGCTGCCAGAGCAAGTATCATGAAGAGAATATTCAGTACGTTTCTTATTTTATCAGGATTCATTTCTTAATCAGTTTTTCTTTCAGTGCAATTACGATTTCATCCGGGTCGGGGACGATGCCGCCGAGGCGTCCGAAATGTTCTACATTCACTTTGCCGTTCACAGCCAGACGGACATCTTCAATCATCTGCCCGGCATTCAATTCGGTCACCAGCATGCCTTTTACCTTGTCGGCATAGGCGGCAATGGCTTTGGTTGGGAACGGCCACAGGGTGATAGGACGGAGCATCCCGACCTTGATGCCTTCTTCGCGGGCCATTTCCATGGCCTTCTGACCGATACGCGCCATGGAGCCGAAAGCTACAATCAGGTATTCGGCGTCTTCGCAGTGAATTTCCTCAAAACGCACCTCGTTCTCTTCGATTTCTTTATATTTGGCTTGGAAACGGATGTTGTTCTTCTCCATTTCTTCCGGTTTCAGCTCCAGTGAGGTGATGATATTGGGCTTGCGGCCATTGGTTCTGCCGGTGGTGGCCCAAGGGCATTGCTCAATGACTTCGGCATCCGTACGGCGCGGCTTTTGGGCAGGCAGAACCACCTTTTCCATCATCTGTCCGATGACACCGTCGGCAAGGATGATAGCCGGGTTGCGGTATTTGAAAGCGAGTTCGAAGCCCAGGCTCACGAAGTCTGCCATTTCCTGTACGGAGGCAGGGGCAAGGGCTATGAGGCGATAGTCGCCATGACCGCCGCCTTTTACTGTCTGGAAATAGTCGGCCTGACTTGGCTGAATGGTTCCGAGTCCGGGACCGCCACGCATTACGTTTACAATGAGGCATGGTAATTCGGCTCCCGCAATGTATGAAATTCCTTCCTGCTTGAGGCTGACACCGGGGCTGGAGGAGGAGGTCATTACCATTTTTCCGCTTCCGGCACCACCGTATACCATATTGATAGCCGCTACTTCACTTTCTGCCTGAAGCACCACCATTCCGGTCGTTTCCCAGGGTTTCAGTTCGGCAAGTGTCTCCAATACTTCTGATTGGGGAGTAATAGGATAACCGAAGTATCCGTCGGCACCGCAGCGGATGGCTGCATGGGCGATGGCTTCGTTTCCTTTCATTAATACAACTTCTTCTGCCATATTCTTCTTATTTATTCTACTTTTACTTTATAAACCGAAATACATCCGTCCGGACATACCGTTGCACACGAGCTACATCCGTTACAGGTATCTTCCAATATCTGGTGGGCATAGTTATACCCTTTTACATTCACCTCTTTGGTGAGGGCTATTACATTGAGCGGACAAGCCACGACACACAGGTTGCAGCCTTTGCAACGTTCGGTGTCCACTACGATTGCTCCTTTGATTTTTGCCATAATTACGTTCTTATTATTGATTGTACATATCTTTATGAAAGAAGTTCAGAATATCCATTACCATGTTGTAGGCTTGCCGGGCGGGACTGTCCGGATTGAGGTCAATGGCATAGCGGTAGTTGTTCAAAGCCTGCTGCCAGTTGCTCTGCTTGCGGTAAGCGTTCCCCCGGAGATAATAGGCTTCGTCTTTTCCGGGAAAATCGGTTTGAAGTATCTCGTCAAGCTGAAGGATAGCTTGCTCCACATTTCCCTGATTGATAAGCTCTTTTATGGTGTTTAATTGCTCCATATCATTCTGAGTTCCGGATTATTGATGTACAAAGATAGTTTTTATTTAAAGACAATGGATAACTCTACATAAAAAATCATCCCATGAGATGAAATAAATCGTCTCATGGGATGAAATAATTTGCCTTACGGGATGAATAAATCCGTCTCATAGGATGGATTTATTTGTCTTACGGGATGATTATTCTGTTACCGGTATCTTTTCCACTCTCCGTTGGTGGCGTCCGCCTTCGAACGGGGTGGAGAAGAACTTGGTCATGATTTCGTCCGCCTCTTGGTTGGTGACGAAGCGTCCCGGCATCACGAGCACATTGGCATCGTTGTGCTGGCGGGCAAGTCCTGCTATTTCGGCTGTCCAGCACAATGCTGCGCGGATGCCCTGGTGTTTGTTCAGCGTCATATTTATGCCGTTTCCGCTACCGCAGATAGCGATGCCCGGATAACATTCCCCTGCTTCCACCGCCAGTGCCAGCGGGTGTGCAAAATCAGGATAATCCACGCTTTCGGGCGAGTAAGTGCCGAAGTCCTTGTATTCCCAGCCTTTGGTTTCAAGCCATTGCTTTACGTATTGTTTCAATGCGTATCCGGCATGGTCGGAGCAGATTCCTATTGTTTTCATAATAATTATTTTTTGTATGCGCCGATAGGCTGAAGGCATATCGGCGCATTGCTATATTACATCATTGCTTTTACTTGCTTGTATACGTTTTCTGCCGTAAAGCCCAGCTTTTCGTCCAGCACCTTGTAGGGAGCGGAGAAACCGAATGATTCCAGTCCCCAAACCTTGCCATGAGCACCGACAAGTCCTTCCAGCGTTACGGGCAATCCGGCTGTCAAACCGAATACTTTTGCGTTTGCCGGAATAATGCTTTCCTGATAGCCCGGAGCTTGGTTGCGGAACAAGCCTTCAGACGGGGCGGACACGATGCGCAGTTTGATGCCGTCTTTGCGCAGCAGTTCTGCACCGGCCACCAGTGTAGACACTTCCGAACCGGAAGCCACAAGGATAACGTCGGGATTTTCGTCCGAACCGGCTACGATGTAAGCGCCTTTGGCTGCCTGACTGTAATCGTTTCCGGCAGGCAGGTTCGTGATGTTCTGACGGGAGAAGATCAAAGCTGTCGGAGTAGAAGTATTCTCCATTGCAAGTTTCCATGCTACGGTTGTCTCTTCTGCATCGGCAGGGCGGAGTACCAGCATAGAGTTGTGTCCCTTGTGGTTTTTCAGCTTTTCCATTAAGCGGATTTGTGCTTCCTGTTCCACCGGTTCGTGAGTAGGACCGTCTTCACCCACGCGGAATGCGTCGTGTGTCCAGATGAATTTCACAGGAACTTCCATAAGAGCGGCCATGCGTACGGCAGGTTTCATGTAGTCGGAGAATACGAAGAAAGTTCCGCAAGCAGGAATAACGCCGCCATGCAGTGCCATACCGATACAGCAGCATGCCATTGTCAGTTCCGATACGCCTGCTTGGAAGAATGCGCCGCTGAAATCGCCTTTCTTGAAAGCGTGTGTCTTTTTCAGGAAGCCGTCGGTCTTGTCGGAGTTGGACAAGTCGGCAGAAGCAACAACCATGTTTTCCACCTGAGTGGCAAGAGCGCCGAGCACAGTGGCCGATGCGGCACGTGTAGCCGAGTTGGCTTTCTGCTCGATAGCTGCCCAGTTCACTTCGGGTGCTTTGCCTGAGAAGAAGAATTCCAGTTTAGCGGCCTTTTCCGGATTGGCTTTTGCCCATGCAGCTTTTGCCGCATATTTCTCTGCCATGATTCCTTTCAGTTCGGCAGCGCGTTTGGCATAAAGTTCGGCTACTTCGGGGAAGATAGTGAACGGATTTTCAGGGTTACCGCCCAGGTTCTTGATTGTATTTACATAAGCATCGCCGCCCAAAGGAGCGCCATGAGTAGCACAGTTGGCTTCGTAGCTGCTGCCGTCTGCCTTGCGTGCGCCTTTACCCATAACGGTGTGACCGATGATCAGTGTGGGACGTTCCGCTTCTGCTTTAGCTTCATTGAGTGCGCCACGAATAGCGTCGGCATCGTTACCGTCGATTTTGATAACTTTCCAGCCCCATGCTTCGTATTTTTTAGCGGTATCTTCGATTGTTACATCTTTCGTTTCGGTTGAGAGCTGGATGTCGTTTGCATCATAGAACATGATGAGGTTGTCCAAGCCCAGAGCGCCGGCAATACGGCCTGCACCTTGTGAAATCTCCTCCTGAACGCCACCGTCGGAAATATATGCATAGATTGTCTGGTTCATTACTTCCTCAAAACGGGCCTTCATGAACTTGGCTGCAATAGCTGCTCCAACAGCGAAAGTATGTCCTTGTCCCAACGGGCCGGAAGTGTTTTCGATGCCGCGCATCAGGTCGCGTTCGGGATGTCCCGGAGTGGGGCTGCCCCATTGGCGGAACTCTTTCAACTCATCCAATGTGAATTTGCCTGTCAGCGCCAATGTGGAGTAAAGCATCGGTGACATATGTCCCGGATCGAGGAAGAAGCGGTCGCGGCCTTCCCAAGCGGGATTCTCAGGGTCGTATACTAAGAACTCGGAAAAGAGTACATTCACAAAGTCGGCGCCACCCATAGCACCGCCCGGGTGTCCGGAGTTGGCTTTTTCAACCATAGAAGCAGCAAGGATACGGATGTTGTCCGCTGCGAGGTTCATAAGTTTCTTGTCGTTCATATTATTAAAATATAGTTATGATTTGAATACTTTATTAGTGAGTTGATTTTCTTGCCTGTTGATTTTGACAGGGACAAAGATAGCTTTTTATGTGTAAATCCGCAACATAGAACCTATCTCTTTTTTCTTGCCCCTGTCACCCGCTTCTTGTTTTGATTACAATAAGTCTTTATTGATGGTTTACTGTAACTCAACAGTAACGATTGATTTGGCGGGGAGTTTTATTTTCAGGACTCCTTTATTGATTTTTACCTCTTTGAAAGGCACTAATTTTACTTTGTCGGGATTTTCAAAGGAATTATAATCCGTTACTTGTGCGGAAGTGAGCATTTCTCCTGCCGCTTTTGTAGCCTGTATTCCCGGAAGATTTACAATAACTTCCTGCTCGTTATCTACATCAACATTGGACAAGGAAATATGAATTTTCCCATCTTTGTTTTTGGATGCCGTAGCGCTGATGAGGGGCAATGTACGTTTGTCGCGCACGTTCATTTGCTGGCAGCTTATTTCAATGGGAAGGTAGGTAGCGTCCTGATGTACCTTGTACATCTTGAAAACGTAATAAGTGGGAGTCAGCACCATCTCTTTCCCTTTGGTCAGGATCATAGATTGCAGTACGTTGACAACCTGGGCTATGTTCGCCATTTTCAAGCGGTCGGTGTATTTGTGGAAGATGTCGAGCGACAGGGAAGCCACAAAGGCGTCACGCATGGTGTTCTGCTGGTAGAGGTGGCCTCTGACCGTACCGGGTTCTTCGTCCCACCATGTTCCCCATTCATCGAGCATGAGCGCCACGTTCTTGTCTTTGTCATATTCGTCCATAATGGCGCAGTGTCTGCGGATCACATCTTCTATTTCACGACATTTACCCATGGTCCAATAATAGTCATCCTTGTCGAACCGGGTTGCAGAGCCTTTGCTGCCGGTCCATCCGCTAACGGTGTAGTAGTGGAGTGAGAGTCCGTTCATGCGGCTGCCCACGCGCTCCATGAGAACTTTTGTCCACTCGTAGTCGTAATCACTGGCGCCACTGGCTATCTTGAACAGGCGGTTGTTGTCATAATTGCGGCAATAGGTTGAGTAACGGCGGTAAAGGTCGGCATAGTATTCGGGACGCATGCTGCCGCCGCAACCCCAGCTTTCGTTACCTACACCGAGGTATTTGACTTTCCATGCCTTGTCACGACCGTTTTTCCGGCGCAGATTCGCCATTGGGGAGTCACCGTCAGAGGTCATGTATTCCACCCATTTGGCAAGTTCCTCAACGGTTCCGCTTCCCACGTTGCCGCTGATGTAAGGTTCGCAA from the Bacteroides eggerthii genome contains:
- a CDS encoding 3-methyl-2-oxobutanoate dehydrogenase subunit VorB, encoding MAEEVVLMKGNEAIAHAAIRCGADGYFGYPITPQSEVLETLAELKPWETTGMVVLQAESEVAAINMVYGGAGSGKMVMTSSSSPGVSLKQEGISYIAGAELPCLIVNVMRGGPGLGTIQPSQADYFQTVKGGGHGDYRLIALAPASVQEMADFVSLGFELAFKYRNPAIILADGVIGQMMEKVVLPAQKPRRTDAEVIEQCPWATTGRTNGRKPNIITSLELKPEEMEKNNIRFQAKYKEIEENEVRFEEIHCEDAEYLIVAFGSMARIGQKAMEMAREEGIKVGMLRPITLWPFPTKAIAAYADKVKGMLVTELNAGQMIEDVRLAVNGKVNVEHFGRLGGIVPDPDEIVIALKEKLIKK
- a CDS encoding ferredoxin family protein, translating into MAKIKGAIVVDTERCKGCNLCVVACPLNVIALTKEVNVKGYNYAHQILEDTCNGCSSCATVCPDGCISVYKVKVE
- a CDS encoding tetratricopeptide repeat protein yields the protein MEQLNTIKELINQGNVEQAILQLDEILQTDFPGKDEAYYLRGNAYRKQSNWQQALNNYRYAIDLNPDSPARQAYNMVMDILNFFHKDMYNQ
- the rpiB gene encoding ribose 5-phosphate isomerase B, with the protein product MKTIGICSDHAGYALKQYVKQWLETKGWEYKDFGTYSPESVDYPDFAHPLALAVEAGECYPGIAICGSGNGINMTLNKHQGIRAALCWTAEIAGLARQHNDANVLVMPGRFVTNQEADEIMTKFFSTPFEGGRHQRRVEKIPVTE
- a CDS encoding transketolase family protein is translated as MNDKKLMNLAADNIRILAASMVEKANSGHPGGAMGGADFVNVLFSEFLVYDPENPAWEGRDRFFLDPGHMSPMLYSTLALTGKFTLDELKEFRQWGSPTPGHPERDLMRGIENTSGPLGQGHTFAVGAAIAAKFMKARFEEVMNQTIYAYISDGGVQEEISQGAGRIAGALGLDNLIMFYDANDIQLSTETKDVTIEDTAKKYEAWGWKVIKIDGNDADAIRGALNEAKAEAERPTLIIGHTVMGKGARKADGSSYEANCATHGAPLGGDAYVNTIKNLGGNPENPFTIFPEVAELYAKRAAELKGIMAEKYAAKAAWAKANPEKAAKLEFFFSGKAPEVNWAAIEQKANSATRAASATVLGALATQVENMVVASADLSNSDKTDGFLKKTHAFKKGDFSGAFFQAGVSELTMACCCIGMALHGGVIPACGTFFVFSDYMKPAVRMAALMEVPVKFIWTHDAFRVGEDGPTHEPVEQEAQIRLMEKLKNHKGHNSMLVLRPADAEETTVAWKLAMENTSTPTALIFSRQNITNLPAGNDYSQAAKGAYIVAGSDENPDVILVASGSEVSTLVAGAELLRKDGIKLRIVSAPSEGLFRNQAPGYQESIIPANAKVFGLTAGLPVTLEGLVGAHGKVWGLESFGFSAPYKVLDEKLGFTAENVYKQVKAMM
- a CDS encoding alpha-N-arabinofuranosidase, producing MRNKLLFSSVLLAASVSLSAQQSATITLHADQGKQIIPKEIYGQFAEHLGTCIYGGLWVGENSDIPNVKGYRTDVFNALKDLQVPVLRWPGGCFADEYHWMDGIGPKENRPKMVNNNWGGTIEDNSFGTHEFLNLCEMLGCEPYISGNVGSGTVEELAKWVEYMTSDGDSPMANLRRKNGRDKAWKVKYLGVGNESWGCGGSMRPEYYADLYRRYSTYCRNYDNNRLFKIASGASDYDYEWTKVLMERVGSRMNGLSLHYYTVSGWTGSKGSATRFDKDDYYWTMGKCREIEDVIRRHCAIMDEYDKDKNVALMLDEWGTWWDEEPGTVRGHLYQQNTMRDAFVASLSLDIFHKYTDRLKMANIAQVVNVLQSMILTKGKEMVLTPTYYVFKMYKVHQDATYLPIEISCQQMNVRDKRTLPLISATASKNKDGKIHISLSNVDVDNEQEVIVNLPGIQATKAAGEMLTSAQVTDYNSFENPDKVKLVPFKEVKINKGVLKIKLPAKSIVTVELQ